One segment of Rhodopirellula baltica SH 1 DNA contains the following:
- a CDS encoding prepilin-type N-terminal cleavage/methylation domain-containing protein, translated as MKRTKKSGFSLLEVIAAVVILAVVAAATVATVAPMRAKSEDKLAEQDIASLNAMAQTYYLEMGAYPRNIAYLVRENYIKADDTASRTRYNKLRQYPYDAATGTFSKPVTN; from the coding sequence ATGAAACGTACAAAGAAATCAGGTTTTTCGCTGTTGGAAGTGATCGCTGCTGTCGTGATCCTCGCTGTTGTGGCTGCTGCAACGGTCGCTACCGTCGCTCCAATGCGTGCGAAGAGCGAAGATAAGTTGGCTGAACAAGACATCGCTTCGTTGAACGCGATGGCACAGACCTACTACCTCGAAATGGGTGCTTATCCTCGTAACATCGCTTACTTGGTTCGCGAAAATTACATCAAAGCTGACGATACCGCATCGCGGACTCGCTACAACAAATTGCGTCAATATCCTTACGACGCAGCAACCGGAACGTTCAGCAAACCAGTGACCAACTAG
- a CDS encoding biotin--[acetyl-CoA-carboxylase] ligase: MIVSTVRLPSVDSTNTWALNWLRSATDEQLERELPKVVIADQQTAGRGRHGKSWFASDDGLACTLITNASPELLSIAVGVALAEAIEMVAGPTTVHLKWPNDVWMNGCKVAGILIERHGDASHESDAVFAIGIGCNLGKHPELDQISGGVPPTSILNATGRLISKDQLLDTLGLHLLEVIGEVAEQPNDVVQRFENRNVLRGQNVRCMIGGQTVEGVCDGLHRDGSLVLRTASGLQTCSSGEVQQVRSRPLG; the protein is encoded by the coding sequence GTGATCGTTTCGACTGTTCGCTTGCCATCGGTGGATTCCACGAACACGTGGGCACTGAATTGGCTGCGATCCGCGACGGACGAACAGCTTGAACGCGAACTACCCAAGGTTGTCATCGCGGATCAGCAGACCGCGGGCCGAGGCCGGCACGGCAAGTCTTGGTTCGCTTCGGACGACGGTTTGGCATGCACGTTAATCACGAATGCTTCGCCCGAGCTGTTGTCGATCGCCGTCGGCGTGGCTCTGGCGGAAGCCATTGAAATGGTGGCGGGCCCCACAACCGTTCATCTGAAATGGCCCAACGACGTTTGGATGAACGGCTGCAAGGTCGCCGGCATTTTGATCGAACGTCATGGCGATGCGTCACATGAGAGCGACGCCGTTTTCGCGATTGGTATTGGCTGCAATCTGGGAAAACATCCAGAGCTCGATCAGATTTCCGGTGGTGTTCCACCGACTTCGATTTTGAATGCCACCGGTCGTTTGATTTCCAAAGACCAATTGCTTGATACGCTCGGGCTTCATTTGTTGGAAGTTATCGGCGAAGTTGCCGAGCAACCAAATGATGTGGTCCAACGGTTTGAGAATCGGAATGTGTTGCGAGGACAAAACGTCCGTTGCATGATCGGTGGGCAAACTGTTGAGGGAGTTTGCGATGGTTTGCATCGGGACGGGAGCTTGGTGCTACGAACCGCTAGCGGGCTGCAAACCTGCAGCAGCGGCGAGGTTCAGCAGGTTCGCAGTCGCCCGTTGGGGTAA
- a CDS encoding c-type cytochrome domain-containing protein — translation MMLPLSKMPVRSTRLENVALAFASVLMVHSPVGVFAADAKSTDEPAKVTFEDDVKPILRQHCLNCHSQSDKRGGLALDSYGAMMEGGGSGEIVYDDGDAETSRLWQLVNHDDTPVMPPSQPKLPDEQLQVIRSWIEGGILENSGSKAKAKKKNALAFVASTSGRPEGPPPMPEALPQRVPVVTERAAATTAIGASPWAPLVALAGQKQISLYHTETAELLGVLPFEEGIPQSLRFSRDGQYLIAGGGEHSVKGIAAVYSIKTGERVAQVGDELDTVFDADVNDNMSRIALGGPQRMLRIFDATDGTQLFDIKKHTDWIYSVSYSPDGVLIASGDRSGGLFVWEADTGRLYLDLAGHKGAIRSITWRDDSNVLASASEDGTVKLWDVNSGKAIRSINAGSGGVTAVQFDHKGQLVTAGKDRKVRLWDANGKQLTETPAASEAVLEVAITHDSSQMIYGDWTGSVRMAAVADPKKIQELAANPPPAKERIGAVEQTLASIKVKLTPLQEKRDTTLASLKAAEKAVADMDAKIKQHNEAIAKSQTDIAAKKALREQTVAALPAIVSKSRDAHDSVIASRVGLGDSPDDAALMQAADLEASLAEQLSKIAQQRRLIVQTKKDEAALAGSLKTQQEALVAMQAQRTEMEKAVQVARVAADQAEQSYAAVAGELSEVEKKRQLLAEAIQ, via the coding sequence ATGATGCTGCCTCTTTCAAAGATGCCGGTGCGATCGACGCGACTTGAAAACGTTGCATTGGCGTTTGCAAGCGTTTTGATGGTGCATTCGCCTGTGGGCGTGTTTGCCGCAGATGCGAAATCAACCGATGAACCGGCGAAGGTGACCTTTGAGGATGACGTCAAACCCATCCTTCGCCAACATTGTCTGAACTGCCACAGTCAAAGTGACAAACGTGGCGGTTTGGCATTGGATTCTTACGGCGCGATGATGGAAGGCGGCGGCAGCGGCGAAATTGTCTACGACGATGGGGACGCTGAAACCAGTCGGCTTTGGCAATTGGTCAACCATGACGACACACCCGTCATGCCACCCAGCCAACCCAAGCTTCCCGACGAGCAGCTTCAAGTCATTCGATCGTGGATCGAGGGCGGGATTTTAGAAAATTCGGGATCCAAAGCAAAAGCGAAAAAGAAGAACGCATTGGCCTTTGTCGCTTCGACAAGTGGGCGACCCGAGGGTCCACCGCCGATGCCTGAAGCGTTGCCTCAGCGAGTTCCTGTGGTGACAGAGCGTGCAGCGGCAACCACGGCGATCGGTGCCAGTCCTTGGGCACCTTTGGTTGCACTCGCCGGCCAAAAGCAAATTTCGTTGTATCACACTGAAACTGCTGAACTACTTGGAGTGTTGCCTTTTGAAGAAGGTATCCCTCAATCGCTTCGGTTCAGCCGTGACGGTCAATACTTGATTGCCGGTGGTGGCGAACACAGCGTCAAAGGCATTGCAGCCGTCTACAGCATCAAGACCGGTGAACGAGTCGCTCAAGTGGGCGATGAGTTGGATACCGTCTTTGATGCGGATGTCAACGACAACATGTCGCGAATCGCTCTTGGCGGTCCTCAACGAATGCTGCGGATTTTCGATGCGACCGATGGCACCCAGTTGTTCGATATCAAGAAACACACCGATTGGATTTATTCTGTTTCCTACAGTCCCGACGGCGTTTTGATCGCATCAGGTGATCGAAGCGGCGGGTTGTTTGTTTGGGAAGCCGACACGGGCCGGTTGTACCTCGATCTTGCTGGTCACAAAGGTGCGATTCGATCGATCACATGGCGAGATGATTCCAATGTCTTGGCCAGTGCTAGCGAAGACGGGACGGTGAAGCTTTGGGATGTGAATTCCGGCAAAGCCATCCGCTCGATCAATGCGGGAAGCGGTGGTGTCACGGCGGTCCAATTCGATCACAAAGGACAACTGGTCACTGCTGGCAAGGACCGGAAGGTTCGTCTCTGGGATGCAAACGGAAAGCAACTCACTGAAACTCCGGCTGCCTCGGAGGCTGTTTTGGAAGTCGCAATCACGCACGACAGTTCGCAGATGATCTATGGCGACTGGACCGGTTCGGTGCGAATGGCCGCGGTGGCGGATCCGAAGAAAATTCAAGAACTGGCGGCGAATCCTCCTCCTGCGAAAGAGCGAATCGGTGCGGTGGAGCAAACTTTGGCATCGATCAAGGTCAAACTCACCCCGCTGCAAGAGAAACGCGACACAACGCTCGCTAGTTTGAAAGCCGCGGAAAAAGCTGTCGCCGATATGGACGCTAAAATCAAGCAACACAACGAAGCGATCGCGAAGAGTCAAACCGACATCGCTGCGAAGAAGGCACTGCGTGAACAAACAGTCGCTGCTCTGCCGGCAATTGTGTCGAAGTCGCGTGATGCTCACGATTCGGTCATCGCATCTCGTGTCGGGTTGGGTGATTCGCCGGATGATGCAGCATTGATGCAAGCTGCTGACTTGGAAGCTTCGCTCGCGGAGCAGCTTTCCAAAATCGCTCAGCAACGTCGATTGATTGTGCAAACAAAGAAGGACGAGGCGGCTTTGGCCGGCTCCCTCAAAACTCAGCAGGAAGCCCTCGTCGCGATGCAAGCACAACGAACCGAAATGGAAAAAGCAGTTCAAGTTGCACGCGTTGCCGCTGACCAGGCGGAGCAATCTTATGCGGCGGTTGCCGGTGAACTTAGCGAAGTGGAGAAGAAGAGACAGTTGTTGGCCGAAGCAATCCAGTGA
- a CDS encoding DUF1549 domain-containing protein yields MNRSFNRLTVHALGLTAIAFAVVSAGSVSAASPEAIKSKPGEMPKIDLAVYPPEISLTTAADFQSFVAVMRREDGVTEDITDKVRWSLGDDKLAKIDGHLLRPLTDGETTLSGRFSGTTVDVKVKVAQAGTHPAVSFIKDVMPTLTRSGCNTGSCHGAARGKDGFNLSLFGFDPNGDYQRITREIGVRRINLAVPSESLLLKKSVGSVPHTGGKLFDVDSDYYATMHSWLKAGAPMDPADAQPPAVTSVSIYPQQAVLEGTGTTQRFVTVATYADGTTRDLSRLATFSTNDASVAAMDQNGLATAGARGEAFVMARFDTHTVGSQILTLPTDLQYSAPEPQPSSYVDELVDKKLQQLRLVPSGQCSDAEFIRRATIDITGLLPTEEELNLFVNDVAPDKREALIDRLLERKEFSEIWAMKFAQLLMIKSTNQVSKKSAMLYANWLTDQFARNVPVNEMVHDLLTSTGGTFGEPATNFYEIERDTLKTAENVAQVFMGIRTQCAQCHNHPFDRWTMDDYYGFTAFFSQVARKQAEDYREKIVYNRFSGETKHPVTNQNVAPKFLGGEAPETKGKDRREVLADWLVAGDNPFFSTSIANRVWAHFMGSGLVDPVDDIRVSNPSSNPELFDEMGRKLVEYNYDFRKLVRDICTSRAYGRSTATNESNAHDSRNYAHATIRRVPAESLLDCICQVTESPEKFSGLPLGSRAVQIADGATSNYFLTTFGRSPRATVCDCEATTDPSLSQALHLLNGSSVHSKIVRGGLIKKWLNDEKLDPEAVLVRIYRRALSREPSAEERESVKTLLAEEGAEPQAVMEDVFWAVLNGREFVFNH; encoded by the coding sequence ATGAACCGGTCCTTCAATCGATTGACTGTTCACGCACTGGGGCTGACTGCGATTGCGTTCGCGGTGGTCTCGGCCGGATCGGTCTCCGCTGCTTCACCCGAAGCGATCAAGTCAAAGCCCGGCGAAATGCCGAAGATTGATCTCGCGGTTTATCCACCCGAGATTTCGCTGACGACTGCCGCTGACTTCCAGTCCTTTGTTGCCGTGATGCGGCGTGAAGACGGTGTGACGGAAGACATCACCGACAAAGTTCGTTGGTCGTTAGGCGATGACAAGCTTGCCAAGATTGACGGTCACTTGCTCCGACCGCTGACCGATGGCGAAACAACACTGAGCGGACGCTTCAGCGGCACGACAGTTGATGTGAAAGTCAAAGTTGCTCAAGCGGGCACACATCCTGCTGTCAGTTTCATCAAGGACGTGATGCCGACATTGACTCGTTCCGGTTGCAACACCGGTTCGTGTCATGGTGCTGCTCGCGGGAAAGACGGATTCAATCTCAGCCTTTTTGGATTTGATCCAAACGGTGACTACCAACGCATCACGCGTGAAATCGGCGTTCGACGTATCAACTTGGCTGTTCCATCGGAAAGTCTGTTGCTGAAAAAGTCGGTCGGGTCGGTTCCGCACACCGGTGGTAAATTGTTCGATGTCGACTCCGATTATTACGCCACAATGCACAGTTGGTTGAAGGCCGGAGCCCCCATGGACCCCGCCGATGCACAACCTCCCGCGGTGACCTCCGTTTCGATTTATCCTCAGCAGGCAGTTCTGGAAGGCACGGGGACTACGCAGCGTTTTGTGACGGTTGCGACTTATGCGGACGGAACGACTCGCGATCTGAGTCGATTGGCGACGTTCTCGACAAATGATGCATCTGTCGCGGCGATGGACCAAAACGGTTTGGCTACCGCTGGGGCACGAGGCGAAGCGTTTGTCATGGCTCGGTTTGACACTCACACGGTTGGCTCGCAAATTCTGACGCTGCCAACTGACTTGCAATACTCCGCACCGGAACCGCAGCCAAGCAGCTATGTCGACGAATTGGTTGACAAAAAATTGCAACAGCTTCGTCTGGTACCAAGCGGTCAGTGCTCCGACGCGGAATTCATCCGACGGGCGACCATTGATATCACTGGTTTGTTGCCAACCGAAGAAGAGTTGAATCTGTTCGTGAATGATGTGGCTCCAGACAAACGCGAAGCGTTGATCGATCGCCTGCTCGAACGAAAAGAGTTCAGCGAAATCTGGGCGATGAAGTTTGCTCAGTTGTTGATGATCAAAAGCACGAACCAGGTTAGCAAAAAGTCTGCGATGCTTTATGCGAACTGGTTGACGGATCAGTTCGCTCGCAACGTTCCAGTCAACGAGATGGTGCACGATCTGCTCACCAGCACCGGGGGCACGTTTGGTGAACCCGCAACCAACTTCTATGAAATCGAGCGAGACACGCTGAAGACCGCTGAAAATGTCGCTCAGGTCTTCATGGGGATTCGTACTCAATGTGCTCAGTGCCACAATCATCCGTTCGATCGATGGACGATGGACGATTATTACGGCTTCACCGCTTTCTTTAGCCAAGTGGCCAGAAAGCAGGCGGAGGACTATCGCGAAAAGATTGTTTACAACCGGTTCAGTGGCGAAACCAAGCATCCGGTGACAAACCAAAACGTCGCTCCCAAATTCTTGGGTGGTGAAGCTCCTGAAACGAAAGGAAAAGATCGCCGCGAAGTATTGGCCGATTGGTTGGTGGCGGGTGATAACCCGTTCTTCTCGACTAGCATTGCGAACCGAGTGTGGGCTCACTTCATGGGATCCGGTCTCGTCGATCCCGTCGATGACATCCGTGTCAGCAATCCGTCGAGCAACCCAGAGTTGTTCGATGAGATGGGGCGAAAGTTGGTGGAGTACAACTACGACTTCCGCAAACTCGTTCGTGACATTTGCACCAGCCGCGCCTACGGACGCAGCACCGCGACCAACGAGTCAAATGCCCACGATTCACGAAACTATGCTCATGCGACGATTCGCCGAGTCCCAGCGGAGAGTTTGTTGGATTGCATTTGCCAGGTCACCGAAAGTCCTGAAAAATTCAGTGGGTTGCCGTTGGGCAGTCGCGCGGTGCAAATCGCCGACGGTGCAACGTCGAACTACTTCTTGACGACGTTTGGTCGTTCGCCTCGCGCAACTGTTTGTGATTGCGAAGCAACAACGGATCCGTCCTTGTCACAGGCATTGCACTTGCTCAACGGAAGTTCCGTGCACAGCAAGATTGTGCGTGGTGGATTGATCAAAAAGTGGTTGAACGATGAGAAGCTCGATCCCGAAGCGGTTCTCGTTCGCATTTATCGCCGAGCACTCAGTCGAGAGCCATCGGCCGAGGAACGTGAATCGGTGAAGACATTGCTCGCCGAAGAAGGTGCCGAACCTCAAGCGGTCATGGAAGACGTTTTCTGGGCGGTCCTGAACGGCCGCGAATTCGTTTTCAACCACTGA
- a CDS encoding PPC domain-containing protein yields MLSIAAVVSATLVVGSASAAFPKITYMRPLGVVRGEESTITLYGSSLGDATQVLTDLPGLEILEVKPVDEKSVTVKLKANETLAPGLYPIRLVTKSGVTDLRLLGVGAMPIVNEVEPNNSFEEPQTIEMDRTIEGNVDREDVDCFKVHLEAGQKLTVEIEGIRLVQELRNRNIFDPAIAILNSDRFEVAVSDDSPLLQQDSLCSFTPEEAGEYTIVVRESSFLGASNVCGYRLHVGSYPRPVTVIPSGGVNGEVLQAKLIDVDGTVTDSSVQLPSEPVAQWPVTHQDDRGISPSPNWIRVSDAPIVTEVEPNEGQSQASPGQFPALLCGVIEEGDGYDWYSFECKKGDRVRVQLHARKTLRSPLDGVIHVFGPDGKTLKGSDDIGPNPDGLVDFDAAVDGAHFVRVYDHLRRGSPNHNYVIELSRREPSLGLTLKELRPDEAMVVPVPVGGHGAMVLTAQRNQFNEQFDAFVEGLPEGVTAQTFPMPAGRVEIPIVLHATKEAKLGGAFFEVGAVGKIGDREIRGDFNQHHKVVLGQNRREMFGYETEKAALAVCEAMPFSVEVVQPKTPILRRGSKDLVVRIKRDEGFEGNVSFRTLYNPPGIGVNNSKRIDKGQNEVVIPITANGSAAIGTWPMIMQVSYGTNRGTATMSTSPIMLEVEEPVFDFAFPKAAAEQGAETILAVGMTKRRDIEGDIEVRLVGIPNGVTCEEPQKKVELGSEAVQFELKVAADAKPGTHKTMVVQTLITRDGETMIQTDGTGEIRIDKPLPVKTDPPAEKKAEAKPKPKPAAKPLSRLEQLRQQKESK; encoded by the coding sequence TTGCTCAGCATCGCGGCGGTCGTGAGTGCGACGCTCGTGGTCGGATCCGCTTCGGCGGCATTCCCAAAGATCACTTATATGCGTCCGCTAGGCGTGGTTCGCGGCGAAGAGTCGACGATCACGCTTTATGGCAGTTCGTTGGGGGACGCCACGCAAGTTTTGACGGACTTGCCGGGGCTGGAGATTTTGGAAGTCAAACCGGTTGATGAAAAATCGGTGACGGTGAAGTTGAAAGCGAACGAAACGCTGGCTCCCGGGTTGTATCCGATTCGGTTGGTGACGAAATCGGGCGTCACCGATCTGCGTTTGCTCGGTGTCGGAGCGATGCCGATTGTCAATGAAGTCGAACCAAACAATTCGTTCGAAGAACCGCAAACGATCGAAATGGATCGTACGATTGAAGGCAACGTCGATCGTGAGGATGTCGATTGCTTCAAAGTTCATTTGGAAGCCGGTCAGAAGTTGACGGTTGAAATCGAAGGCATTCGGTTGGTCCAAGAGCTGCGCAATCGCAACATCTTTGACCCGGCCATCGCGATTTTGAACTCTGATCGTTTCGAGGTGGCTGTCAGTGACGACTCGCCATTGCTGCAACAAGACAGCTTGTGTTCATTCACGCCCGAAGAGGCTGGTGAATACACGATCGTGGTGCGAGAAAGTTCGTTCCTAGGTGCATCCAATGTGTGTGGATATCGTTTGCATGTGGGGTCTTACCCTCGTCCCGTAACCGTGATTCCATCGGGTGGCGTCAACGGCGAAGTGCTTCAAGCCAAATTGATCGATGTGGATGGCACTGTGACAGACAGCAGCGTGCAGCTGCCCAGTGAGCCTGTCGCACAGTGGCCGGTGACTCATCAAGACGACCGCGGGATTTCGCCTTCGCCTAACTGGATTCGCGTTAGCGATGCACCGATTGTGACGGAAGTCGAACCCAATGAGGGTCAATCACAAGCTTCACCCGGGCAGTTTCCCGCCTTGCTGTGCGGCGTGATCGAGGAAGGTGACGGCTACGATTGGTATTCGTTTGAATGCAAAAAGGGTGATCGCGTCCGCGTTCAGTTGCACGCTCGAAAGACGCTTCGCTCGCCTCTCGATGGTGTGATTCATGTCTTCGGTCCCGACGGTAAGACACTCAAGGGCAGTGATGATATCGGACCCAACCCCGACGGCTTGGTTGACTTCGATGCTGCTGTCGACGGTGCGCACTTCGTTCGTGTTTATGATCACCTGCGACGTGGTAGTCCCAACCACAACTACGTCATCGAGCTCAGCCGTCGTGAACCATCTTTGGGGCTGACATTGAAAGAACTTCGTCCCGATGAAGCGATGGTTGTTCCTGTTCCCGTGGGTGGTCATGGTGCGATGGTGCTGACTGCTCAACGCAATCAATTCAATGAGCAGTTTGATGCGTTCGTTGAAGGACTTCCAGAAGGCGTGACCGCTCAAACCTTCCCCATGCCTGCTGGCCGGGTCGAAATTCCAATCGTTCTGCACGCCACCAAAGAAGCCAAGCTGGGCGGTGCTTTCTTTGAAGTTGGTGCTGTCGGAAAAATCGGCGACCGCGAAATTCGGGGTGACTTCAACCAGCACCACAAAGTTGTCCTGGGTCAGAACCGTCGCGAAATGTTCGGCTATGAAACGGAAAAAGCCGCGTTGGCGGTTTGCGAAGCGATGCCGTTCAGCGTGGAAGTGGTTCAACCGAAGACCCCTATTCTCCGCCGTGGCAGCAAGGACCTCGTCGTTCGGATCAAGCGGGACGAAGGATTCGAGGGCAACGTTTCGTTCCGAACGCTTTACAACCCGCCGGGTATCGGAGTGAACAACAGCAAACGAATCGACAAAGGCCAAAACGAAGTGGTCATTCCAATCACCGCGAACGGCAGTGCTGCGATTGGAACTTGGCCGATGATCATGCAGGTTAGTTACGGCACCAATCGAGGAACGGCAACGATGTCAACGTCGCCAATTATGCTGGAGGTCGAGGAGCCGGTCTTTGATTTTGCTTTCCCAAAAGCTGCCGCTGAACAAGGCGCCGAAACGATTCTTGCGGTTGGCATGACCAAGCGACGAGACATTGAAGGCGACATCGAAGTCCGCTTGGTTGGGATTCCTAACGGGGTGACTTGCGAAGAACCACAAAAGAAAGTGGAGCTAGGTTCCGAAGCTGTTCAGTTCGAACTGAAAGTTGCCGCGGACGCCAAACCAGGCACACACAAAACAATGGTTGTCCAAACCTTGATCACTCGTGATGGCGAGACAATGATCCAAACAGATGGCACCGGTGAGATTCGGATCGACAAACCATTGCCGGTTAAGACGGATCCACCCGCAGAGAAGAAAGCCGAAGCGAAACCCAAACCGAAGCCCGCCGCCAAGCCGCTCAGTCGCTTGGAACAACTACGTCAGCAAAAGGAGTCGAAATGA
- a CDS encoding DUF1501 domain-containing protein, with translation MRCHGNPLTQPGMFGRRGFLVAGAASGLGLSLPQLLMREASAEIKQYDFVKPKAKSVIHIYLPGGMAQQESWDPKPYSPMEYRGDLGTIKTNTGEVIGSAMPQLAKRADKYCVIRSMSHGEAAHERGTHNMFTGYKPSPALSYPSFGAVVSHEYGPRNNLPAYICVPNVPNEFAGTGYLPSSYGGFALGADPARSDFQVRDLNLAGGVDEARFMRRKRALEMVNQRFVTGTSADNVGAMNTFYERAYDLLDTPEAKAAFDLSKEDDKTRDRYGRNTAGSRMLMCRRLIEAGSRLVTMTYGSWDMHTSITSGIRGQMPSFDQGLAVLLDDLSERGLLDETLVMVTSEFGRTPKINADAGRDHWPKVFSVMLAGGGVQGGMIHGASDSTASEPELDPVSPADLATTMYRLLGIVADKELMAPGDRPIEIVDGGNVIEKILT, from the coding sequence ATGCGTTGTCACGGAAACCCACTGACGCAGCCCGGCATGTTTGGTCGCCGAGGATTCTTGGTTGCGGGAGCAGCCAGCGGTCTTGGATTGAGTTTGCCTCAGTTGCTGATGCGAGAGGCATCCGCTGAAATCAAACAGTATGACTTTGTCAAACCGAAGGCGAAGAGTGTCATCCACATCTATTTGCCCGGTGGGATGGCTCAGCAAGAATCATGGGATCCCAAGCCCTACAGCCCGATGGAATATCGTGGCGACTTGGGAACAATCAAAACCAACACTGGCGAAGTCATCGGCAGTGCGATGCCTCAATTGGCCAAGCGGGCCGATAAGTACTGCGTCATTCGATCGATGTCGCACGGCGAAGCGGCACACGAACGTGGCACGCACAACATGTTCACGGGTTACAAACCCAGCCCCGCGTTGAGTTACCCCAGTTTCGGTGCGGTGGTGAGTCACGAATATGGCCCGCGAAACAATTTGCCAGCCTACATCTGTGTTCCCAACGTTCCCAATGAGTTTGCAGGAACGGGGTATCTACCCAGTTCGTACGGCGGATTCGCTCTGGGCGCCGATCCAGCTCGAAGCGACTTTCAGGTTCGTGATTTGAACTTGGCTGGTGGCGTCGATGAAGCTCGCTTCATGCGTCGCAAACGTGCGCTGGAAATGGTGAATCAACGATTCGTCACCGGCACGTCAGCAGACAATGTCGGTGCGATGAACACGTTCTACGAGCGTGCTTACGATTTGCTGGATACGCCAGAAGCCAAAGCGGCGTTCGACCTGTCCAAAGAAGACGACAAGACTCGTGATCGTTACGGTCGCAACACAGCTGGTTCGCGAATGTTGATGTGTCGTCGTTTGATCGAAGCCGGTTCGCGGTTGGTCACCATGACCTACGGTTCTTGGGACATGCACACGTCGATCACATCCGGAATTCGTGGCCAAATGCCTTCCTTTGATCAAGGTTTGGCTGTGCTTCTGGATGACCTCAGCGAACGTGGTTTGCTGGACGAAACTTTGGTCATGGTCACCAGCGAATTTGGCCGGACACCCAAGATCAATGCGGACGCGGGCCGAGATCACTGGCCAAAAGTCTTCAGCGTGATGCTGGCCGGCGGCGGTGTTCAAGGCGGCATGATCCACGGTGCGTCGGATTCGACCGCGTCGGAACCTGAGCTCGATCCTGTTTCGCCTGCCGACTTGGCGACGACCATGTATCGATTGCTAGGCATCGTGGCTGACAAAGAGCTGATGGCACCTGGCGATCGGCCCATCGAAATTGTTGATGGCGGAAACGTCATCGAGAAAATCTTGACCTAG
- a CDS encoding DUF4388 domain-containing protein, translating into MPPGSPSTPIETLSESGEQVDLKSLLKEFYSDFGELAEFELVTDIPEPFDTLLNHQSHMTVTVEHYHGEPVDVVVHRRRNRFRDGRVAQAVDVAKPEELDATEAYTREITLVTQDTQRVVQHGIVRLDPSALTRSVWHQIASGEIPLGRVLIENNVLRQVQLCRLWKVTAGERLAELLNLSVGDVVYGRTALIRCDHRPAIELLEIVRGNGPIG; encoded by the coding sequence ATGCCTCCTGGTTCACCTTCCACCCCTATCGAAACGTTGAGCGAATCAGGCGAACAAGTTGATTTGAAGTCGCTGCTGAAAGAATTCTACAGCGACTTTGGTGAGCTAGCCGAGTTTGAGTTGGTCACCGATATCCCCGAGCCGTTCGATACGTTGCTCAATCACCAATCTCACATGACGGTGACGGTCGAGCACTACCACGGTGAACCGGTTGATGTGGTGGTGCATCGCCGCCGCAATCGTTTTCGCGATGGCCGGGTGGCTCAGGCGGTGGACGTTGCAAAGCCTGAGGAGTTGGACGCGACGGAAGCGTATACGCGAGAGATCACGTTGGTCACGCAGGACACTCAGCGAGTCGTCCAGCATGGCATCGTTCGCTTGGATCCTTCGGCGCTCACGCGATCCGTTTGGCATCAGATCGCCAGTGGAGAGATTCCGTTGGGGCGGGTTTTGATTGAGAACAACGTCCTTCGGCAGGTTCAACTTTGTCGACTTTGGAAGGTCACCGCCGGGGAGCGGTTGGCAGAACTTCTGAACTTAAGTGTCGGGGACGTCGTCTACGGGCGAACCGCTTTGATCCGCTGTGATCATCGTCCCGCGATCGAACTGCTCGAAATTGTCCGTGGAAACGGCCCGATTGGCTGA